The genomic interval CGACAGTTACTTGTGCAGCATTCTCACGTTGTGCCGTTCTCGCAGCATCCATCGCTACATTTCCGGCGCCAATGATTACAACACGATCTCCGCCGCGAACCGGAATTTCTTCGCGATCAACACTGCCTTGATTTACTAAGGCAACCATTTGCAATAAATAGGTGGCTTCCACTACACCAGGTAAATTTTTTCCTTCAATATTTAAATTTTTTGCAACTGAATTTCCTGTTCCAACAAAAACCGCATCAAAACCTTGCAGGAAAATATCATCTAATGTTAAATCCTGCCCTACCATAACATTGGTTCTAAATTGCACACCAAGACGTTCAATTTTTTGGATCTCACGGCGAACTACTGATTTCGACAAACGAAACGCCGGAATTCCATACATCAAAACGCCCCCGGGCTCTGATTGCGCATCAAAAACGGCTACTTTAAATCCCATTTTCGCTAAGTCTCCAGCGACAGTGAGTCCAGCCGGACCTGACCCAATCACCGCAACGCGCCCTTTTTCTTCCCACAATTTTGGCAGCGGCGTAATCTCCAAATCTCCGTCCATATCTGCGATAAACCGTTCCAGTTTACCGATTTGTATTGCTCGCCCATCTGCATTTAAAACACAAGACCCTTCGCATTGTCGCTCTCTCGGACATACTCGTCCGCAAACAGCCGGAAGATTACTGCGTCTTGCGATAACCGCACTAGCCTGACCAAGATTCCCATTTGCAAGTTCTCTGATAAACGCCGGAATTTCGTTTTCAATTGGACATCCCCTTCGACAGGTTGGCTTGACACAATTCAAACAACGTTTTGCTTCAGCAACGGCTTCTTTTAATGTAAAACCTTTTGCTTTATAAATTTCCATAGTTTTATCATCCATATTTCATGCCCCTATTCCTTAAAAGTCAGTCTACATTTTTACAAAGTCATAAATAATAACAATGAAATTATAAATTACAGACATCATTATAGCATTGTTTTCTTTAAATAACTAGATGAAAACGTATAAAAATGCAAGTTATTTTGTGAACTTATTCATTTTGGGAAAAATTTAACATACTTTTTAATTGAAATAATAATTATAATATTTAAACAATTTAATAATATACAAGAATCCAAGTATTTTTATCCGCTCTTTTAAATCAATGATATCAACTATGCATTGATCTTGTATTAAAAAACAATCGCCTTTTATCTTCATTTCAGCTATAGATTCTTATACGATTTATTTTTGAATAATTATTCATACACCTCATATTCATTTATTATCATGCACAATTATAAAATCAAATGAAACTTTATATCGACTGCAGGCAAACATTGACTAGAATCGACTCAAATCAATGCTCTGTTTTCGCAACAGCTTTTGAGCAAAAATTTAAAACTAAAATGACTTGCGTTATTTACTTTTGCTAAAATGCTGTGATTGTATTATGATATAATTTATTGAGTACACTATTTGCACAGGAGTGATTTTATATGAATACAGCACAATTTGATGAACTTGTTCATCTTGTTATGGAAAGCAAACTAAAACCACCGCATTTTTTATTTCATGGCGGTTATGATGATTGGCATACACGTGCCAGATTAGCACACTTTCTTGCTATGCCCGACTTCAACAAAACCGATGAGGCCGTTGAACTTTTCAAAACAATTGTTGAGGCCGAAGTAGATGAAGAAAATTCTGAAGATGTTGAAGAAAAAGTCTTTGCTTTGCAACGTCTTAGTACGTGTTTACGCACACAAAAAGATCAGTTGGAGAACGCTCTGAATTACATAAATTTAGCCATAGAATTGGCTGAAAGCACAGATTTTTTATATAAATACGTTTTACGCGGGGAACTGTGGGCAGACCGTTGGGTTACACTCCATATGCAAAAGAAAACTGATGTTGCAATTGATGAAGTAAATGAAAAAATCGAAGTTTATGAATCCATTCCAATTCATCATAACAGCTATCTTTATTTCGCCTATCGTTTCAAAGCACAAATCGCCGGTGCAAACGGCACGACCTTAATTGCAAAAGATTTCATGCACAAAGCACTTTCTTTTATGGAAATAGAAGAGTCCTTTAAGGAAGGTTTAGAAGTCGCATTCTCTGCAACACATGACAATGCCTCTTGGATTTTAAGCGATATTGATAAAGCAACGCCATCGATTGATCAATGCAATTGGGATATTTGAAAAAGACTTACAAATTGGGACAGATAGGTCGCGGGTCGGCGATAAGCATTCATCTTCGTACTAGTTTATCAGTGGAACCGGTTTAGCTATTTTGCGGTAATGACAAAAGAAAAGCATATAATTTAGGGGATACACTAAGACTTTTGTAAACAAAACCTTAGTGTATCCCCTTTATAATTTCATTCTCAAAATATTTCTAAACTAACCGGACAGTGGTCACTCCCCAACATATCATCATGGATACTAGCTTGCCGGATGCGATCTTTGATTTGATCGGAAACGAGGAAATAATCAATTCTCCACCCTGCATTATTCGCGCGTGCTTGCCGCATATAAGACCACCAACTATAG from Massilibacillus massiliensis carries:
- a CDS encoding NAD(P)-dependent oxidoreductase — protein: MDDKTMEIYKAKGFTLKEAVAEAKRCLNCVKPTCRRGCPIENEIPAFIRELANGNLGQASAVIARRSNLPAVCGRVCPRERQCEGSCVLNADGRAIQIGKLERFIADMDGDLEITPLPKLWEEKGRVAVIGSGPAGLTVAGDLAKMGFKVAVFDAQSEPGGVLMYGIPAFRLSKSVVRREIQKIERLGVQFRTNVMVGQDLTLDDIFLQGFDAVFVGTGNSVAKNLNIEGKNLPGVVEATYLLQMVALVNQGSVDREEIPVRGGDRVVIIGAGNVAMDAARTAQRENAAQVTVVFRETENKIAALPSEVEVAKREGVIFTGLKSPIKFVGDTKVTGVQCEIREKQGDKVVGTGEFETIPADRVIIAIGQKPAARIIATTHGIEVNEGGFVRTKERPYGMTTRHGVFSGGDVVHGPATVVRAMKDAKKVALGIAQYVEAKKLMEECGLKIKE